From Lysinibacillus sp. SGAir0095, the proteins below share one genomic window:
- a CDS encoding carbohydrate ABC transporter permease produces MTMPISKKILFYSLLSISALVVFAPALMAFVMSFMDNKDIMTGSLPQSLSIDNYVKAFEQFPLLKYLFNSLVVSVVITIGQLVLSSLAAYAFVFLEFKGRDILFFLFIATMMVPFEASIIPNFHIIRDLDWIDKYPGLTVPFFATAFGTFLLRQNFKQIPKELREASQIVGMGDFKFYLKVVLPVAKTSLVTLGAYGFLTSWNMYLWPLLSTTNDTVRTVQIGLKQLQTQEQLNDWGVIMSGAIIVIIPTLILLFLGQKQLQKGLTEGAIK; encoded by the coding sequence ATGACCATGCCAATCAGCAAAAAAATCCTATTTTATAGTTTACTTTCAATCTCGGCACTTGTCGTGTTCGCACCAGCGTTAATGGCATTTGTCATGAGCTTCATGGATAACAAGGATATTATGACGGGGAGTTTGCCACAATCCCTATCAATCGATAACTATGTCAAAGCTTTCGAGCAATTCCCGTTATTAAAATATTTATTTAATAGTTTAGTTGTTTCGGTAGTCATAACAATTGGTCAATTGGTTTTGTCTAGTTTAGCTGCCTATGCCTTTGTTTTTTTAGAATTCAAGGGAAGGGATATTCTGTTCTTTCTATTTATCGCCACGATGATGGTTCCTTTTGAAGCATCCATTATTCCAAATTTCCATATCATCCGTGATCTAGATTGGATCGATAAATATCCGGGGTTAACTGTTCCATTTTTCGCTACAGCCTTTGGGACATTTTTGCTTCGTCAAAACTTTAAGCAAATCCCAAAAGAGTTAAGGGAAGCTAGTCAAATTGTTGGCATGGGAGATTTTAAATTCTACTTAAAAGTTGTGCTGCCGGTTGCCAAAACGAGTTTGGTTACTTTAGGTGCCTATGGGTTCTTAACTTCATGGAATATGTATCTATGGCCATTGCTTTCAACGACAAACGACACAGTTAGAACAGTGCAAATCGGTTTAAAACAATTACAGACTCAGGAGCAATTAAATGACTGGGGAGTAATTATGTCAGGTGCCATTATCGTCATTATCCCGACATTGATCTTGTTGTTCCTTGGACAAAAACAATTACAAAAGGGTTTGACAGAAGGGGCTATAAAGTAG
- a CDS encoding carbohydrate ABC transporter permease has protein sequence MTNPVSASSTGIHEINFENVKKKQRVKSFTKGMLFLLPSIVLFGAFLFYPLFKTMYLSFFLTNARGETTVFVGLQNYIEMFTSPIFHQSMKSTFLFVLYTVPTTIIIALLLAVLANEKLKGIGFFRTIFSSTMGISVAAASVFWLYMFHPSIGFLNQLLKLIGFESIGWLTDPNWALIAVAVTTIWMNLGFTFLVLLGGLQSIDSYLYESADIDGAGYFYKLRRITIPMLSPTLFFVITVTIINAFQTFGQIDILTQGGPQNTTNLIVYSIYREAFSNYQFGTASAQAIVLFIIILIMTIIQFKLGERKVHYQ, from the coding sequence ATGACTAATCCAGTTTCTGCGTCGTCCACAGGAATCCATGAGATTAATTTTGAAAATGTGAAAAAGAAGCAACGAGTGAAGAGTTTTACAAAGGGAATGCTGTTCCTTCTACCTTCTATTGTGTTATTTGGAGCATTTTTATTCTATCCCTTATTTAAAACAATGTACTTAAGCTTCTTCTTAACAAATGCTCGAGGTGAAACAACAGTCTTTGTCGGGTTACAAAATTATATCGAAATGTTCACTTCACCTATATTTCATCAAAGCATGAAGTCAACTTTTCTCTTTGTTCTCTATACTGTACCAACAACAATAATCATCGCGCTTTTATTAGCAGTATTAGCGAATGAAAAGCTAAAAGGTATTGGCTTTTTTCGAACTATTTTTTCATCAACGATGGGAATTTCAGTAGCTGCTGCTTCGGTGTTTTGGCTATACATGTTCCATCCATCAATCGGATTTTTAAATCAACTTCTAAAGTTAATAGGCTTCGAATCGATCGGTTGGTTAACAGACCCGAACTGGGCTCTAATTGCAGTTGCAGTGACAACTATATGGATGAACCTAGGATTTACCTTTTTAGTGTTGCTTGGTGGCTTACAATCCATTGATTCTTATTTATATGAAAGTGCAGATATTGATGGAGCAGGCTATTTTTATAAATTAAGAAGGATTACAATTCCGATGCTGTCCCCTACACTGTTTTTCGTGATTACAGTAACCATTATTAATGCTTTTCAGACGTTTGGACAAATCGATATTCTAACTCAAGGTGGTCCTCAAAACACGACAAATCTAATTGTTTATTCGATTTATCGTGAGGCCTTTTCAAACTATCAATTTGGTACAGCTAGTGCACAAGCAATTGTCTTATTTATCATCATCCTTATTATGACGATTATTCAATTTAAGCTTGGTGAAAGGAAGGTTCATTATCAATGA
- a CDS encoding Mrp/NBP35 family ATP-binding protein: protein MINEQQVREVLGQLQDPFLHRTFAETNGIINVSIKEEKNHVSVKVAIAKTNTPEQMQLQMKIVEALKEAGASTVGIRFEELSQENLEQFRGKATESEVHDLLSPLSTVQFLAIASGKGGVGKSTVSVNLAVALSRLGKKVGLIDADIYGFSVPDMMGIQDMPVVKDERIYPVERKGVKVISMGFFVENNAPIVWRGPMLGKVLDQFFRDVEWGDIDFLLLDLPPGTGDVALDIHQMLPSSKEIIVTTPHPTAAFVAARAGAMALQTNHDILGVIENMAWYESKSGEREYVFGQGGGPKLADELRTELLGQIPLGQPDWTSEDFAPSVYEEDHPTGKIYLEAAQKIIDKLS from the coding sequence GTGATAAACGAACAGCAGGTCCGAGAGGTTTTAGGACAATTACAAGATCCTTTTTTACATAGAACGTTTGCTGAAACAAATGGCATCATAAACGTATCCATTAAAGAAGAAAAAAATCATGTCAGTGTAAAAGTAGCGATAGCAAAAACAAATACGCCAGAGCAAATGCAATTACAAATGAAAATTGTAGAAGCATTAAAAGAAGCTGGGGCCAGCACGGTAGGGATTCGTTTTGAAGAGCTATCTCAAGAAAACTTGGAGCAATTCCGAGGCAAAGCTACTGAATCAGAGGTACATGATTTATTGTCTCCATTATCTACAGTGCAATTCTTGGCCATTGCTTCTGGTAAAGGTGGTGTTGGGAAATCAACTGTTTCGGTTAATTTAGCTGTAGCACTTAGCAGACTAGGTAAAAAAGTAGGGCTAATCGACGCAGATATTTATGGATTTAGTGTTCCTGACATGATGGGAATTCAAGATATGCCTGTTGTCAAAGACGAACGAATTTACCCTGTTGAGCGTAAAGGGGTAAAAGTTATTTCAATGGGATTCTTTGTAGAAAATAATGCTCCAATCGTATGGCGTGGACCAATGCTTGGAAAGGTACTAGACCAATTCTTCCGCGATGTTGAATGGGGAGATATTGACTTCTTACTTTTAGACTTGCCGCCAGGTACAGGGGATGTTGCTTTAGATATTCATCAAATGCTCCCTTCTTCTAAAGAAATCATCGTCACAACACCTCATCCAACAGCTGCCTTTGTTGCAGCTCGAGCTGGTGCCATGGCTTTACAAACAAACCATGATATTCTAGGAGTTATTGAAAACATGGCTTGGTATGAATCGAAATCAGGTGAGCGTGAATACGTATTTGGACAAGGCGGCGGACCAAAGCTTGCTGACGAATTACGCACGGAATTATTAGGTCAAATCCCGCTTGGACAACCTGATTGGACAAGTGAGGATTTTGCACCCTCTGTTTATGAAGAAGACCATCCGACTGGGAAAATTTATTTAGAGGCAGCTCAAAAAATTATCGATAAATTATCATAA
- a CDS encoding glycerophosphodiester phosphodiesterase family protein, whose product MSKRRDIFLFTILIVLLLCLFGFLGKSKPEAEEVPKPGVVASPKIFAHRGAINQFNENTITAYKIASEENVDAIEIDLRMTKDNVLIAMHDETIDRTTNGTGRVSELTLRDIKSCVTLGLYNGEITMEEIPTLGEVFQAFGGSQKFYIETRLVYGETAMEEVLVRMLSDYNLLDKEKVAIQSFSVESLEKMADLAPDLRLTLLFREGEFELDKALEVDFPVIGMESTDVTAEAVNALHSQGKEVHVFFNDSETMEEQQEKMKQLNIDGYFTDNISYTKRLLGK is encoded by the coding sequence ATGAGCAAAAGAAGGGATATTTTTTTATTTACGATATTAATCGTGTTGCTCCTTTGTCTCTTCGGATTTCTTGGAAAAAGTAAACCGGAAGCAGAAGAAGTACCTAAGCCGGGAGTTGTAGCATCTCCCAAAATATTTGCCCATCGTGGGGCGATCAATCAGTTTAACGAAAACACGATTACAGCCTATAAAATTGCAAGTGAGGAGAATGTCGACGCTATTGAAATTGATTTACGTATGACAAAGGATAATGTGTTAATTGCCATGCACGACGAAACCATTGACAGAACTACAAATGGGACTGGAAGGGTGAGTGAATTAACTCTTAGGGACATTAAATCCTGTGTCACACTAGGATTATATAATGGGGAAATTACAATGGAAGAAATCCCGACCTTAGGGGAAGTTTTCCAAGCCTTTGGCGGTAGTCAAAAATTTTATATTGAGACTCGACTAGTTTACGGAGAAACTGCTATGGAAGAAGTCCTGGTTAGAATGCTATCGGATTATAATTTATTGGATAAAGAAAAAGTAGCCATTCAATCTTTCTCGGTAGAAAGCTTAGAAAAAATGGCGGATTTAGCACCTGATTTGCGTTTGACACTTTTATTTAGAGAGGGAGAATTTGAATTAGACAAAGCATTGGAAGTAGATTTCCCTGTGATTGGTATGGAATCAACAGATGTAACTGCTGAAGCCGTTAATGCACTGCATAGCCAAGGGAAAGAAGTGCATGTATTCTTCAATGATTCTGAGACGATGGAAGAACAGCAGGAAAAAATGAAACAGTTAAACATAGATGGATACTTTACGGATAACATTTCTTATACTAAGCGGCTGTTGGGCAAGTAG
- a CDS encoding ABC transporter substrate-binding protein: MKKQFLLSSLMVLLVVILAACSSGESSSETEVEAETNSGNASETTENSEPKEKQVVTFWHSMGGAGQEALNSIVESYNSSQDEIQVNAEYQGTYDESLTKFNAVAGSDSAPTMIQTFEIGTKAMINSGQVAPIQEFIDADGYDMSGLEENITNYYSLDGTFYSMPFNSSTPVMYYNKEAFEAAGLDPEAAPETFEEIIEANKAIAEVNPNMKGFALQAYGWLWEQLLANQGALLLNNDNGRSDTPTEIGWSEEEGKSIFNWVKQMVDDGTFANYGTNGDNMVAGFLAGDVAMFLQSSASSRDVIDNAPFEVGIAYLPHPEAKERQGVVIGGASLWMIDSKPEEEKKAAWEFMKYLQTPEVQAQWHVGTGYFAINPAAYDEQVVKDAYAEKPQLQVTVDQLQDTKSSYATQGALMDMLPEGRKIMETALETVYNGGEVDQAYNTAVEQFNEAIKKANAARGE, encoded by the coding sequence ATGAAAAAACAATTTTTACTATCATCTTTAATGGTGCTACTTGTTGTTATATTAGCAGCATGTAGTTCAGGCGAAAGTTCATCGGAAACAGAAGTAGAAGCAGAAACAAATTCTGGTAATGCAAGTGAAACAACAGAAAACTCTGAACCAAAAGAAAAACAGGTCGTTACATTCTGGCACTCTATGGGAGGTGCCGGTCAAGAAGCGTTAAACTCGATTGTTGAATCATACAATAGCTCACAAGATGAAATTCAAGTAAATGCAGAATATCAAGGAACTTATGACGAATCCTTAACTAAATTCAATGCCGTTGCCGGTAGTGATAGTGCACCAACAATGATTCAAACCTTTGAAATTGGCACAAAAGCGATGATTAACAGTGGACAAGTCGCGCCAATCCAAGAATTTATCGATGCAGATGGATATGATATGAGTGGACTAGAAGAAAATATAACGAATTACTATTCGTTGGACGGAACATTCTATTCAATGCCATTTAACTCTTCAACGCCAGTTATGTATTACAATAAAGAAGCCTTTGAAGCTGCAGGACTAGATCCAGAAGCTGCACCAGAAACATTTGAAGAAATTATTGAAGCCAATAAAGCGATTGCCGAAGTTAACCCAAATATGAAAGGTTTTGCGTTACAAGCATATGGTTGGTTATGGGAACAGCTATTAGCTAACCAAGGGGCATTATTATTAAATAATGATAATGGTCGTTCAGATACTCCTACTGAAATCGGTTGGTCTGAAGAAGAAGGAAAATCAATCTTTAATTGGGTAAAACAAATGGTTGATGATGGAACTTTTGCAAACTATGGTACAAACGGTGATAACATGGTTGCAGGATTCTTGGCAGGGGATGTTGCGATGTTCTTACAATCTTCTGCAAGTTCAAGAGATGTAATCGATAATGCCCCATTTGAAGTGGGAATTGCTTACTTACCACATCCAGAAGCGAAGGAACGTCAAGGTGTTGTCATTGGTGGTGCTAGCCTTTGGATGATCGATAGTAAACCTGAAGAAGAGAAAAAAGCCGCTTGGGAATTCATGAAATACCTACAGACACCAGAAGTGCAAGCTCAGTGGCATGTCGGGACAGGTTACTTTGCTATCAACCCAGCTGCGTATGATGAGCAGGTTGTAAAAGATGCTTACGCAGAAAAACCTCAATTACAAGTAACAGTTGACCAGCTGCAAGATACAAAATCGTCGTATGCGACTCAAGGTGCCTTAATGGATATGCTTCCAGAAGGTCGTAAAATCATGGAGACTGCACTAGAAACAGTTTATAATGGTGGAGAAGTAGATCAAGCCTATAATACGGCTGTGGAACAGTTCAATGAGGCAATTAAAAAAGCAAATGCCGCACGCGGTGAATAA